The genomic stretch GGGCGACGAGGCTTTCGAGGGTCTCTGTCCCAAGCTCGGAGAGGAACACGAGCTCCAGCTGGCGCCCTGGCTGGTACTCCAGGAAGAACTCGCCTCGCTTCTTCTCGACGATGGAGGCTCCCAGATAGGGGTAGCGCCTCTCCAGCAGCGCCGCCGCTTGCCGCATCCGCGCCTGATCAATCGAGCCCTCGATGTGCAGCACGGGGTTGATGTGCAAGTGGCCCAGGCGGTTGGCCTGGTAAACCAGGGACTCGAAGGCCCCGAGACGCCGCTGCACGGTCGCGTTCCAGGAAGTCAAAAGCGCATCGTTCAGGAGCGGAGGGGCCTCCTGACGGGCCGGCTCGGCCCCCTGTGGCTCGGCTGGAGCCTGCGAAATCGCGTGGGCGATCTTCTCGATGGTGTTGTGCTGGACCAGGAAGTTCGGGTCCAGCTTGAGCTGAAACTCCTTCTCGAGCTCCCGCAGGAGCGTGAGGGACAGGATGGAGTCCAGGCCCAGGTTCCACAGGGTCACCGTGGTGGGCAACGGCCCCTCCTGCGACACGCTGATCTCCCCGATGATCTTCAAGACACGCTCGATGACCTCGGTGCGGGGACGGGGGCCCGGGGCAGGGGGGCGCGCTCCCGGCAACGCTCCTGGCCGGGGGGCATGAGAGGCCTCCCGGCGCTTGAGGCGGAGCTTGTCCACCTTGAAGGTCCCGGTCATCGGCATCTCGTCGATGAACTCCACCTCCACGGGGACCTTGTAGCCCGCGAGCTGCCCCCGGCAGAACGTGGTCACCTCTCGCGCTGACAGCGAGTGCCCGGCCCGGAGGCGGATGACCGCCTTGACCACTTCTCCCGCCGTGGGGCTCGCAAGGCCGTAGACCGCCGCCTGCTGCACCGCCGGGTGGAGGCCGAGGACGCGCTCGACCTCGCTCGGGTACACGTTCTCTCCGTAGGAGATGATCATGTCCTTCTTCCGGCCGGCGATCGTCAGGTACCCGTCGGGCCGGATCGTCGCGAGATCTCCCGTCTTGAACCAGCCGTCCTGGAAGGACTCCCGGGTCGCGGCGCTGTCATTGAAGTAGCCGCTGAAGACCGTCAGTCCGCGGATCCACACCTCTCCCATCGACTGGTTGTCGCGAGGGACGTCCGCTCCCCGGTCGTCGACGATCCGCACCTCCATGAGCTTGAACGGCCGGCCCGAGGTGGCAATCAGCTCGAACTTCTCGGCATGGCTGCGCTGGCGGTGCTCCTCCGGAAGGAGGGACATCGAGATCTTTCCGCAGCACTCCGTCATGCCGTAGGACATGAAGATCTCGCAGCCGAAGATCTGGAGGAGCTTGTCCACCGAGCCTGCGTCGAGCGCCGAGCCCCCGCAGGAGAGGATCCGCAACCGGCTGAAGTCGTGTGTCCCCACGCCGGGACTGTGGATGAGGAAGTGCGCGGCGGCGGCGGCGAGGTTCGTGCACGTGATGCGCTCGCTCGCGAGCAACTGCAAGAAGTGGGTTGGATCTGGGTCCGAGACGATGACGTGCTGGCCGCCCAGCCACGTCAGCGCGTAGATCGCGAAGGCATCCACCACGTGGTACATGGGCGAGAAGTGCCCCCAGACATCCTCGCCGGTGATGCGCATTTCCTCCGCGGTCGCGAGCGCGTGATGGAACACCTGGCGATGGGTGAGGAGCACTCCCTTGGGAAAGCCCGTCGTGCCGCTCGTGTAATAGAGGTGGAACGCGTCGAACTCGGAGCCTCGCTCCGGGACGAAGGGAGCGTTTGAACCGGTGAGGGCCTCCTCGTAGCCGTGCGCCATGCCGGGCGTCAGGGCCTGTCCGGGAGGCGCCTGGCGCTCCTGCCCGCTGTGGGTCCACAGCACGCCGTTGAGCTGCAGGCCACCGAGGCTGACGGCCTCGGAGAGGGTCTGCGCGAAGTCCGGCGATGCGACGATCCAGCTCACGCCCGACTGCTGGAAGATGTGGTGCAGCTCACGCGCGGTGAGGCGCACGTTGACGTTCAGCACGACGGCCCTGAGCCCGGCAGCGGCGAAGTGGGTCTCGATGACCTCCGTCCGGTTGCGGAGCATCACCCCCACGACCTTGCCTGGACCGACGCCTTGCTCCCGCAGGAACTGCGCAAGCCGTGATGCCCGGGCATGCAACGCGCCATACGTGTACTGCCGGGCACCGTCCCGGATCGCCACACGCTCCGCGAAGTGGGTCTTCGCGCGTTCGATGACGGCCCACAGGTCGCCAGGGGGCCCTTCGACGGAGGGCAGCCGCGGGAAGGCCTTGGGCACGGGGACCGCTGCGGACGCGAGGGCTCCCCGGAAGAAGTACGACTTCTTCTCGGGATCCACCAGGCACTCGATGAGCGTGCTCTGGCCTGCTTCCCAGGCGGTCCGCGCGGCCTGAACGCACGGGGCCAGCTCCTCGAGGGTGGAGACCGATGCGAAGCGCAGGCCTGGGCGCCGGTCCTTGAACGCGCTCAGGTCGAACTCGGCGAGCTGGGTGCAGACTTCCGGCCGGTTCGTCGCCCGCTGGATGTCGCCGATCATTCCAAGGCGGCGGTCCCGGAGCACGACGGTGATGAGGGCTGGGGTGCGGGGCTCTCCCATCAAACTCTTGAGCCCCGTCATCAGGAACGCGCCGTCGCCCACGAAGGACACCACGGGCACTGAGGGGTGAGACCAGGCGGCGCCGAGCGCGGCGGGGACCGAGTAGCCCATGCTGTTGTAGTCCGCTGGGCAGAGAAACCGGTCCGGCGCGCGGAGCCGGAGCGCCTCGAGCGCGTGGATGGTCCCATTGCCCGAGTCAGCGCAGAAGATCGTCTCCGGAGGGAGCTGCGCCTGGACCGTGCGAACGAGCTCATACGGATCCAGCCCGCTCCCCAGCTGCCTCCGGCCACGAAGATCCTCCTCCACCCAGGCGTGGGCCGCCTGGAGCCGCTGGATCGTGCCGTCCGCCTGACGGGGAAAGTCACCGCGGTAATGCCTGTCGAGATGCTTCAGCAAGGACTGGAGAAAGACCCTGGCATCCGAGGTGATCCCGATCGCAGCAACCGCCTTGTTCGGGACCGCTGGGTCGATATCCACATGGAAGCAATACGCGGGGAAGCGCGCGCGATAATGAGCGCTTCCCAGCTCGCTGAGCCGCGCTCCAAGGATGAGCGCGCCGTCGCACTCCTCCGCGAGGGCCTTCATGGGTGGAGGAGTTAGGGGACCGAAGCCGCCCCACAGCCACAAGGGGTCCGTCTCGGGAAACACGCCCTTGCCAGAGAGCGTCGAGGCGACGACAGCACCTGTCCGGTGCGCCAGCTCCAGGAGCTCGGCGGAGCACGCCCGCGCGCCACGTCCCACGAAGAGCACGGGCTGCTTCGCGCGGAGGACCATCTGCGCCACGGCGTCCAGCTCGGCCTCCGTGGGAGCAGTGGTGGGAGCCTGCTGCTGGACCTTCGGCGCTGCGGGGGACGGAGCGCCAGCCGATGCGCCGAGGGCCACTGGACACACCAGGCAGACGGGGCCTGGCGCGGAGGACATGCTGAGCTGGACCGCTTCCTGGAGGGTGCGTGTCATCTCCCCGGCCGAGGAGAGGACGGTCACCGACTTCGACAGGTGTCTCAGGGACCCAAGCCAGGGCATGGACGGAGAGGAGGCCAGGATCAGGACCACGAGGGGAACCTGGTCGAGGTGGGCCTCACCGACTCCCGACAGGACCGAGGAGAGCGCCCACTCTTCCGGGAGGATGATGGCGGCGGGCTGCTTCGATGAGCGCGAAGCTCCGTCCGCGACGAACCCCAGGTTCTGATCATGACGCACGGTCTTGACGGGCAGCTCACCCGAGGACAGGGCCTCGGCCACGGCTTGCAGCCGTGCGTCTCCCGCGATGAACACGGAGCCGAGCCCGCTGGCCTGGATGCCTTGCTGCAAGGCCGGGAGCCACGAGGCACCGAGGGCCACGGGGCTGGGAGTCCCCGCCTGGGCCGCGGCATGGCTGACTTCGCAGATGACCACTTCGGGAGTGCGAAGCGTCTCCACGAGCTGGCGGGCCAGGGCCGCCTCGTCCGTGGCCCGGAGGAGCCGGACACGGGCGAGCCGTGAGACGAGTTCGAGGCTCTCATCCTGGGCCGAGCCGCGCCCGGCGAGAATCACGAGGGGAAGGCGCCGCTCGGCCGCCAGGGTGAGCTCTGGCGCGAAGGCCACGAGCGACTCGGCATCCGTGGCCGCGACCGCGAGCTTCTGCGAGAACGCGGCGCCCAGCGCCAGGGGAACCGCGCCCCGGCGGGAGGGAACTCCCTGGTGGTTCAGGTCGCTGACGGCGTAGAGCCCGCCAAGCCCCAGCGCGGCCGCACAGGTCTCCAGCGCGCTGGCCAGCGCCGGAGGGAGCGAGGCGTTCTGCCACCTGGAGGCGCTTCCCAGGGGCCTGACGGCCTGCGCCGGGCCGCGGAAGGCCGACGTCCGCCGGAGCAGGTGCATGGGCACCTCGAGCGCGCACGGACCGGGCTCGCCCCCCAGCGCGGCATCCACGAGCCGCGCCACGGTCTCATGCACATCATCGTCCTCGGTCAGACGGTGGACCCCCTTGCAGAGCGGGGCGAGGACGCCCAGGTTGTCGACATCGTGCAGCTGGTACGAGCGGCCCTCTTCGCGCCCACAGCCCGTGGTGAGGATGAGCAGGGGGGTCTGGGTGCGGAACGCGAACTCGATGCCCGGCAGGGCGTGGGTGATGCCGGGGCCGCCGATGACGTTGACACAGCCAAGCTGGCCGCTGCTCTGGTACTGCCCGGCGGCAAGGTACGCCGCACTTGCCTCGTTGGCGATGAGCACGGGCTCCACCACGCCGCGCCCGAGCATCTCGTACAGGCGCAGGTTCTGGACTCCTGGAATCCCAAAGCAGCGAGGGATGCCAGCGGCCCGGAGCGCAAAGCCGAGGAGCTGACTGGTGTCATAGGTCTCGTTGAGCGTGGGACGCTCGAACAGCTCACTCTGTATCCGCATGCTTCGCCTCGCGTCTTCCCGCTTCCCGCCAGGCCGGAAGCGGTAACCATGTCCCGTCAGGGGACCTCTTGTAGTGCGAAACCCCGGAAGACCCCGACGGGCCTCCCCCGCTCATCCCAGGAGACCACGTGGAGAGACTGCCGGCTGTCCTGGGTGCTCTTCCGCCGGGCGAAGACCTGCACCGGGCCCTGGGGAACGGCATAGAGATCCGCGGCCTCGATCTCCAGGGGGAGCAAGGTTCTCGCGCGCGACAGCACGCCCAGGGAGAACCCCACGTGGAGGACGGCATTGAGCAACGTAGAGGGCCACCCGGGTGTGTCCGGGGCTCCCTGCCAACCGCGCTGGGGCCGGCCGGGAGAGGCGACGGCCGCGAGCAGCTGATCCGGTGAGCGGTGCCGGTAACAGACGCCCGCGAGGAAGGCCGGCCCGTGCCGGATCTCCTTGGGAAGGGCATAGAGCTCCGCGTAATCCGCGGCACCGGCGAAGTCGATCCGCTGAAACCGCGCGGCGCGCTCTTCCGGCTCGCCCATCAGCACCTCGCCGGAGGCATGCGTCCGGAGGATGTACGGCGAACCCCCCCGGGGCGGAGCCATGCGGGACGAGATGACGACGGAGATCCGGTCCGGTTCCGTCTCCACGGGCTCCGCGGTGACCGTGAGCTGGAGGCTGCGGTGGCCCTTGAAGCGTGCGGCCTGGACGAAGCGCACGTTGCGCACGCCCCGCACCGTCCGGTGCGGCAGCATGCGATGGGCCGCCTGCGTCATCAGCCCCAGGAGGTACGCGGCGGGAAGTACCGGCAACCCCTCGACGACATGGTCCAGCAGGTAGGGATCCGTCTGGATATCCATGGCGCGCTCAAAGCGCCACGTTCCTTGCTCCACGGAGACATTGCCCAACTGCGGCTCGTAAGCGCTCATGCCGAGGCTGCCTCTGCGGCGTGGAGCACCGCCAAGGCATAGCCGCGGCCCAGGGCGATGAGCCCCGTCACCGTCCCTCCGGCGGGGCGGGTAGGGTGCAGGGTGATCAACCGCGAGAAGGCCTCTGGCACATCCGTGAGCCAGGGGATGGCGGCGGGCACCACTCCCTGCTCCGTCCACCGGGAGAAGCCCACCTGCAGGAGGGAGTCCCGAAGGCCATGCCCCGTGCACTTCACCATGGCTTCTTTGATGCACCAGCCCAGGCTCCACAGCTCATCGGGCGTCCGGCCATGGAGACGCTGGCAGTGCATGAGCCAGTCTTGCTCGGCGGCGGTGAACACGTCCTCCAGGAAGCCGGGCCCCCGCGGCCTTACCCGCTCGAGATCGACGCCCACGCGTCCTCCTTCCGTGGTGCTGGCCACCGCCAGCTCGTGAGAGTGGGTGATCGACACGTCACAGGCCGGACACCCGGGTGGCAACTGTGCCATGGGGCGTCCCTGCTCAGGGCCCGCCATGATCTGGCAGAGCCCCAGGTCGTGCGCCGCCAGCGGGACTCCGCCGAGCTGGAGCTGGTGGAGCAGCGCGGACTTCGCGGCCACCCTCCCGGCCAGGTGCGCCACCCTGCGCTCGGGCATCCGATGCATCCCGCTCACGGCAAGCTCCGCTTGGGTCAGGACGGTGGCGAGTGTTCCCTGTGGGTTGGACTCCCACGCCTGGCGCACGAGGGGCTGGGGCACCACCGCGAGGGTGATGTGCGGGCCTCCTGGCAAGCTCACGCGGAGCGGATCCACCTGGCACCATTCAGCCATGGGGAGCAGTGAGCAGCTGCTTCAGTGCCGGACCAATCCGCCGGTGGAGAGAGAAGCGGAGTTCATCGATCTCCGCGTACACCTGGAGGGTTTTCGGATCAAAGGCCACCACGCGGACCCTCGCGGTCTCCTCGGTGCTTCCCAGGTAGGTGCACAGCACGCAGATCTCCTGGCCATAGGGCAGAGGCGCATGGAGACGGAGCGCCTCGGCCCCCGCCGGCAGCGCGATCCGCTCATGGTGGAAGTAGGTGAGGATTCCGCCCGCGTGGTGGATGGAATCCAGCGCCAGCGGCGCCACCCGCAGCTCCGGCTTCTGCGTGAAGGAGAAGAACTCACCGGCACGCTCTTGCGTGATCCACGCGGCCATCTGGTTCCCTTCGAGGAACCGCAGGTGCCGGAACCCCTGCATCAGAGGGCCCAGGAACACGTCGTGCGTGGGGTTGTAGACCTTCCGGGCATCGCTCCGGCCTGCGGCGGTGAACAGCGCTGCCGTGGCTGGCGTCACCTTCACAGGAGCGGGTGGGTGGGATGCCAGCAGGACGGTGGCGGAGGCCAGCTTGCGGCGGATCGGCGCGAGGTCCGCGCGCGGCCGCAGCTCCATGTCCATCTGGACGGTGAGGGGCAGGGGCCCTGGTGCGTGTTCCTTTCCCTCCTGGACGGTGACCACGAGGCGGGTCGAGCGTCCGGGCCAGACCTTCGCGGGGTGGTGGAACTGGATCTGCCGCATCCCCACCACCTGCATCCCCGGCTTCAGCCGCAGGCTGGCCTCCGCCATCATCTCCATGGCGAAGGAGCCGGGCAGGACCGAGACCCCCTCCACCTGGTGTTCGCGGAGGTATGGGTCGCTGTCGAGGCGCAGGTTCCTCGCGGCCTGCAGGGAGTCCGCGGTCCGTTCGAGGACTTCCTCGATCAGGGGGTACTCCTCCCGGCCGTGAGGCGCGGCTTCCTGTGGGCTCTGCCGGCCCTGATATTCCTCGACGATCAGGTGGTAGTTGGTCCCGCCCATTCCAAAGGCGCTGATTCCGGCCCTGCGAGGGCCCCCATTCTCAGGGGAGGGCCATGGCCTCTTCTCGGTGTTGACCGCGACGGGCAGCTGAGCCCAGGGGAGGTCGGGGGTGGGGCGCTCGCAGTGAATCTGGGGCGGCAGGACCTTGTGCTCGAGGCTCTTGAGAACCTTGATGAGGTTGACCACCCCCGCCGCGGAGTGGAGGTGGCCGATCATCGACTTGACCGAGCTGATGGCGACCGAGCCGGGCGGCCGTCCCGCGAGAACCTGGGAGTAGGTGGTGACCTCCGTGACATCCCCCACCGGTGTCGCCGTCCCATGGCAAGCGATGTACTGGATGGAATCGGGCTGGACTCCAGCGTTGGCCAGGGCTTGCCGGACGGCCAGCTCCTGTCCTGCCGAGCTGGGCGCCAGCAGGGACTTGCCCTTGCCATCGCTGGAAGCGCCAAGGCCTCGGAGGATCGCGAAGATCCGGTCACCGTCCCGCTCCGCGTCCTGCAGGCGCTTGAGGACCACGACGCCCGCGCCCTCTCCTGGGATGAAGCCGGAGGCGCCGGCGTCGAAGGGACGGCTCCCCTTGTCGCTCAGCCCCTGGAAGGTGCAGTTCACGGTGTACAGCTCCGCCGTCATGTCCGCGAAAGAGCCGCCCGCCAACACCGCATCCGTCTCTCCGAGCTGGAGGCTTGCCACCCCCGCCCCGAT from Stigmatella aurantiaca encodes the following:
- a CDS encoding AMP-binding protein; this translates as MRIQSELFERPTLNETYDTSQLLGFALRAAGIPRCFGIPGVQNLRLYEMLGRGVVEPVLIANEASAAYLAAGQYQSSGQLGCVNVIGGPGITHALPGIEFAFRTQTPLLILTTGCGREEGRSYQLHDVDNLGVLAPLCKGVHRLTEDDDVHETVARLVDAALGGEPGPCALEVPMHLLRRTSAFRGPAQAVRPLGSASRWQNASLPPALASALETCAAALGLGGLYAVSDLNHQGVPSRRGAVPLALGAAFSQKLAVAATDAESLVAFAPELTLAAERRLPLVILAGRGSAQDESLELVSRLARVRLLRATDEAALARQLVETLRTPEVVICEVSHAAAQAGTPSPVALGASWLPALQQGIQASGLGSVFIAGDARLQAVAEALSSGELPVKTVRHDQNLGFVADGASRSSKQPAAIILPEEWALSSVLSGVGEAHLDQVPLVVLILASSPSMPWLGSLRHLSKSVTVLSSAGEMTRTLQEAVQLSMSSAPGPVCLVCPVALGASAGAPSPAAPKVQQQAPTTAPTEAELDAVAQMVLRAKQPVLFVGRGARACSAELLELAHRTGAVVASTLSGKGVFPETDPLWLWGGFGPLTPPPMKALAEECDGALILGARLSELGSAHYRARFPAYCFHVDIDPAVPNKAVAAIGITSDARVFLQSLLKHLDRHYRGDFPRQADGTIQRLQAAHAWVEEDLRGRRQLGSGLDPYELVRTVQAQLPPETIFCADSGNGTIHALEALRLRAPDRFLCPADYNSMGYSVPAALGAAWSHPSVPVVSFVGDGAFLMTGLKSLMGEPRTPALITVVLRDRRLGMIGDIQRATNRPEVCTQLAEFDLSAFKDRRPGLRFASVSTLEELAPCVQAARTAWEAGQSTLIECLVDPEKKSYFFRGALASAAVPVPKAFPRLPSVEGPPGDLWAVIERAKTHFAERVAIRDGARQYTYGALHARASRLAQFLREQGVGPGKVVGVMLRNRTEVIETHFAAAGLRAVVLNVNVRLTARELHHIFQQSGVSWIVASPDFAQTLSEAVSLGGLQLNGVLWTHSGQERQAPPGQALTPGMAHGYEEALTGSNAPFVPERGSEFDAFHLYYTSGTTGFPKGVLLTHRQVFHHALATAEEMRITGEDVWGHFSPMYHVVDAFAIYALTWLGGQHVIVSDPDPTHFLQLLASERITCTNLAAAAAHFLIHSPGVGTHDFSRLRILSCGGSALDAGSVDKLLQIFGCEIFMSYGMTECCGKISMSLLPEEHRQRSHAEKFELIATSGRPFKLMEVRIVDDRGADVPRDNQSMGEVWIRGLTVFSGYFNDSAATRESFQDGWFKTGDLATIRPDGYLTIAGRKKDMIISYGENVYPSEVERVLGLHPAVQQAAVYGLASPTAGEVVKAVIRLRAGHSLSAREVTTFCRGQLAGYKVPVEVEFIDEMPMTGTFKVDKLRLKRREASHAPRPGALPGARPPAPGPRPRTEVIERVLKIIGEISVSQEGPLPTTVTLWNLGLDSILSLTLLRELEKEFQLKLDPNFLVQHNTIEKIAHAISQAPAEPQGAEPARQEAPPLLNDALLTSWNATVQRRLGAFESLVYQANRLGHLHINPVLHIEGSIDQARMRQAAALLERRYPYLGASIVEKKRGEFFLEYQPGRQLELVFLSELGTETLESLVARHLRDPGQKKILFIREKGEPEAYQVIPIIWHCYMEVHAFLRLVRDLFEFHDQLSTGAPVEVKPQALPVAREELFSRLPGMGLAPPAPHADAIVAKTGQEVFSSLEVFRVNKFKAPFGAQKKRGTEISVAGTSRMVTLGRDATRHLLGTMARGQSSVTGAVSAALCLTARELFCPAPKPHRLMLVGSFDARPLLNLPTDTLGYYATYPKFLLDLRPETGFWELARHFHQEHQAYIDKRAYAGIEPEYYNKMADGFGVIAKLLWAPGLWEMFTAPGRLFLVNLGVIESGFGSFKLRGVKVLQDIPALAVYSYVLDGSLHLQTCSQLPPEAADRFAGRIEDHFRTPQ
- a CDS encoding polyketide synthase dehydratase domain-containing protein, with translation MSAYEPQLGNVSVEQGTWRFERAMDIQTDPYLLDHVVEGLPVLPAAYLLGLMTQAAHRMLPHRTVRGVRNVRFVQAARFKGHRSLQLTVTAEPVETEPDRISVVISSRMAPPRGGSPYILRTHASGEVLMGEPEERAARFQRIDFAGAADYAELYALPKEIRHGPAFLAGVCYRHRSPDQLLAAVASPGRPQRGWQGAPDTPGWPSTLLNAVLHVGFSLGVLSRARTLLPLEIEAADLYAVPQGPVQVFARRKSTQDSRQSLHVVSWDERGRPVGVFRGFALQEVP
- a CDS encoding 4'-phosphopantetheinyl transferase family protein yields the protein MSLPGGPHITLAVVPQPLVRQAWESNPQGTLATVLTQAELAVSGMHRMPERRVAHLAGRVAAKSALLHQLQLGGVPLAAHDLGLCQIMAGPEQGRPMAQLPPGCPACDVSITHSHELAVASTTEGGRVGVDLERVRPRGPGFLEDVFTAAEQDWLMHCQRLHGRTPDELWSLGWCIKEAMVKCTGHGLRDSLLQVGFSRWTEQGVVPAAIPWLTDVPEAFSRLITLHPTRPAGGTVTGLIALGRGYALAVLHAAEAASA